The Felis catus isolate Fca126 chromosome X, F.catus_Fca126_mat1.0, whole genome shotgun sequence genome includes a region encoding these proteins:
- the NYX gene encoding nyctalopin, giving the protein RLFLFCLLAPPPHLPAVVLGLPSVWAEEACTRTCPAACACSSTERGCSVRCDRAGLLRVPAEFPCEAASIDLDRNGLRFLGERAFGTLPSLRRLSLRHNNLSFITPGAFKGLPRLAELRLAHNGELRYLHARTFAALSRLRRLDLASCRLFTVPERLLAELPALRELAAFDNLFRRVPGALRGLANLTHAHLERSRIEAVASSSLQGLRRLRSLSLQANRVRAVHAGAFRDCGALEHLLLNDNLLAELPAEAFQGLRRLRTLNLGGNALGLVGRAWFADLVELELLYLDRNSIAFVEEGAFQNLSGLLALHLNGNHLTVLAWAAFQPGFFLGRLFLFRNPWRCDCRLEWLRDWMESSGRVADVPCASPGSVAGLDLSQVAFARTSDGLCVDPEELNFTASSPGPSPEPAATTVSRFSSLLSKLLAPRAPVEEVANTTEGTLNTSLSDSLLSGGVVVLGHSTWFLLGSGLLLIVVFVLHMD; this is encoded by the coding sequence CGGctgttccttttctgtcttctcgcccccccaccccacctgccagcGGTAGTCCTCGGCCTGCCCAGCGTCTGGGCCGAGGAGGCGTGCACGCGCACCTGCCCGGCCGCCTGCGCCTGCAGCAGCACCGAGCGCGGCTGCTCCGTGCGCTGTGACCGCGCCGGCCTCCTGCGGGTGCCGGCCGAGTTTCCGTGCGAGGCAGCCTCCATCGACCTGGACCGGAACGGCCTGCGCTTCCTGGGCGAGCGGGCCTTCGGCACGCTGCCGTCCCTTCGCCGCCTGTCGCTGCGCCACAACAACCTGTCCTTCATCACGCCCGGCGCCTTCAAGGGCCTGCCGCGCTTGGCCGAGCTGCGTCTGGCGCACAACGGCGAGCTGCGCTACCTGCACGCGCGCACCTTCGCCGCGCTCAGCCGCCTCCGCCGCCTCGACCTGGCCTCCTGCCGCCTCTTCACGGTGCCTGAGCGCCTCCTGGCCGAGCTGCCCGCCCTGCGAGAGCTCGCCGCCTTCGACAACCTGTTCCGCCGCGTGCCCGGCGCGCTGCGCGGCCTGGCCAACCTGACGCATGCGCACCTGGAGCGCAGCCGCATCGAGGCGGTGGCCTCTAGCTCGCTGCAGGGCCTGAGGCGCCTGCGCTCGCTCAGCCTGCAGGCCAACCGCGTCCGCGCCGTGCACGCAGGCGCCTTTCGCGACTGCGGCGCCCTGGAGCATCTGCTGCTCAATGACAACCTGCTGGCCGAGCTGCCTGCCGAAGCCTTCCAAGGCCTGCGCCGCCTGCGCACGCTCAACCTGGGCGGCAACGCGCTGGGCCTTGTGGGGCGCGCCTGGTTCGCCGACCTGGTGGAGCTTGAGCTGCTCTACCTGGATCGCAACAGCATCGCCTTTGTGGAGGAGGGCGCCTTCCAGAACCTCTCGGGCCTCCTTGCTCTGCACCTCAATGGCAACCACCTCACCGTGCTGGCCTGGGCTGCCTTCCAGCCTGGCTTCTTTCTGGGCCGCCTCTTTCTCTTCCGCAACCCGTGGCGCTGTGACTGCCGCCTGGAGTGGCTGCGGGACTGGATGGAGAGCTCCGGGCGCGTGGCCGACGTGCCGTGCGCCTCCCCAGGCTCCGTGGCCGGCCTGGACCTCAGCCAGGTGGCCTTTGCGCGCACTTCCGATGGCCTCTGTGTGGATCCCGAGGAGCTGAACTTCACCGCATCCAGTCCAGGCCCGTCCCCAGAGCCTGCGGCCACCACCGTGAGTAGGTTCAGCAGCCTCCTCTCCAAGCTGCTGGCCCCAAGGGCCCCGGTGGAGGAGGTGGCCAACACCACCGAGGGAACGCTCAACACCTCTCTGTCTGACAGCCTTCTCTCCGGTGGGGTTGTTGTTTTGGGCCACAGCACCTGGTTTCTCCTCGGCTCTGGTCTCCTGCTCATCGTGGTGTTTGTCCTACACATGGACTGA